A window of Daucus carota subsp. sativus chromosome 2, DH1 v3.0, whole genome shotgun sequence genomic DNA:
atccgaaaaatccgatatccgtcAGAAAAATCCGTTACCGTATCTGGAAAAAAAGCGGATATGATCCGAATTCGAAATAAAATGGATATTATCTGTATTCGAATCCGGGGattgcggatacggatatggatataggcgtatccgtatccgaaaatatccgtatccgaaattatttatatatatatttattgtttattatatatttaatttattttattttatcacataaattttgaacaaaaaataatatttaaaataaaaaagaaatattgacttaaaaacaaaaagaaaatataaagtaCATAAATtagcccaaaaaaaaaaattaaagtacaTACATGCCACGCTTCGTTTTAACCCTAAGTTCCACTCCCAAATCTTAAAATAGGTTCATTCTCTCTCCCATTTACAATGCCAGAATCAACACTTTCTTTACTAATTGAGACTGACATTTTTTCTGCTCAACTTCACCGTCCCAAATCTCCCTTCAGGTTGGTGTTGATTTGTGTTTCAGGTTCTTGGGTTTCAGAGTTGATGCCTGAGATTCATTTTGAGATTCAGTTTGGTTTTTGGTTTTTGGTTTCAAGTGGGAATTTGAAGATCTAAAAATTTTTGGATCTTGATTCTTGATTAATATCggtatatttagtttttgatgATGTCCGAAAAAACGGATCTGGATATTATCTGTATCCGGATAATATCTGACGGATACGGATACAGATTCCAGATAATATCTGgcggattcggatacggatatgagCAAATCAATATCCGTATTATCTGTTTGACACGTATAACTTGATTACCACTTCTTTataatctaaattttaatattaaaaatagcaAGCTCCAATTAGATCTATAAATATACCGtcatcaatttcaacatcgtTTATTTGTCTCATCATCTCATCTTGCATATGAAGACATACGTGTTAATTTATTCTATATTTGTTcgactcaattttttttttttagatgtCGTATGGCTGTCCTTCTCTTCAAAAAATAGCAAGCTCCAATTATGAGGTGTACACTTCGTCAAAGGTAGAAAAGTGGAAAAAGTAATCAACCTACTAAGTACTGGTACACAACACGTGtgaaaatatatgaaaactCAGAAATAcgtacaatctcagtatcaatGAATGTAATATTCATAGGAAAAAAAGCAGGACTAGGTGAAATTGAAAAGGACTTTTAAATGACTTCAGAAATTATAATACGTAGTAGATACTATGTTGTTTCTTTTGCATATTTTGCCTTGACCGCGACTTGGTATATGTTCTAGTTATGGCATGTGTTTAAAGAAGAGTAGGCATATTGTTTGGCAACTTCCCTGAGGTCAGTAACAGTCCTGTTCACATATCAACTAGCTGCAAtagtgtttaaaaattaaaagggtCACTGTTACATAATTTTTAAGACTCTTGAACGAACATTTATCAGACTATCAACTTAGGTAAAAACACGCAATTTGACTTTCTGGCTAGCAACTATAATCTTAACCAAAATTTGGGGACTTTGTTGAGTTGGAATTACTACAAATTTGCTAAACCCTGTAGTGTATTCCAAAGAATCATAATACAAAGACACTAGTTAATGGCATTTCACATTAAGAGTTTAATCTTTTTTAGTGTTCTAATAGGGTGTATCTGTGTTAGCCAGTCCGATTATTTATTCAATGTCTGTGGATCTAATGGTAACTACACAAATAACAGTGTTTACAAAACGAACCTTGACAAAGCTTTCGACAACCTCTTATTTGCAGCAAACACTAGCAACTCTGGTTTCTACAATGCCTCCTTTGGTGAAGAATCCAACAGAGTTTACACGCTCGTGCTCTGCAGGGGTGACGTTCAACCTGATATATGCAGAAGCTGTGTAAAAGACTCAATTAACATGCTAAAAGAGCAATGTCCTCACCAAAAGGAGGCTGATGAGTGGTACCAAGAGTGCCTCTTAAGGTACTCGAATACTTCTATACTTAACACCTTAGTGACAGAGCCAACTAGGATGCACAGTGGTACCGTTGCAAGTGATAAGGCTCAATTTAATCAAGACCTCAGAGATATGTTGGATAATTTGAAAGCACAAGCTATTCAACAAAAGTTTGCCACGGCAAAACAAACGACACAGGATCGGACTATATATGGGCTTATGCAGTGCACTCCTGACTTGTCTTCGACGCAGTGCAGTAACTGCCTTGATAAGGCTATTGAAAATATTCCAACATGTTGCAGTGGAAGAACAGGTGGCCAAGTATTAAAACCTAGCTGTAGACTTAGATTTGAGATTGGACCTTTTTATGATGGGACGCCTTCGGTTGATATACAAACACCTTCGGCTAAACAACCTCCTGCAGGTAAATTAAGAACTACATTTGCATATTTTTGGATTGATAATGCTATCTGCAAcatgttcaattttttttattttttatttttttgtagtaGCTGGCACAGATAATAATAAGAAGCAAACTATAATTATCATTGTTGTCGTCATTGTTGGTACTGTTACACTCCTGCTTGTTCTATTCTGCATCTATAAAAGAAAGGGAAAACCGAGGACTGCTGCTGGGATATTGCCCAGTAAGTTATTTAAATTACTGCATCATGTTGCTTTAGATGAATTCCAAGTAACTGATACTAATATCTAAACAAACAAGCTAATATCGCGTTTGTGGTTTAATTTTCTCCATGAAATGCAATGTTTCTGCAATTACTTTTTCCTATCTTCTTCAGAGGACATGGTGAATTTACAGACCATCCAATCCATTCAATATAACTTTGGTACTCTTGAAGTTGCTACAAATTGCTTCTCAGGTGGCAATAAACTCGGACAAGGTGGTTTCGGAGCAGTTTACAAGGTTAGAGCCCCGAATTCTAGTTAAATAGTTGTGGAAAGAGGCAACGAAATACAGCTAGTCTTAGTTAAACTTTTTTATAGTATTATTTCACTTCTGGTATAGTTATGTTTATGTTGTCTATTTATTATTACAGGGTACACTTCAAAATGGTGAACGAATAGCTGTTAAAAGGCTTTCTGCAGGTTCAAATCAAGGTCAACAAGAATTTATAAACGAGGTCGTCATTGTGGCAGAACTGCAACACAAAAATTTAGTTAGACTTCACGGTTACTGCTACGAAGGAACTGAAAGACTTCTTGTTTATGAGCTTTTGCCGAATGCAAGTCTTGACCACTTTATACTTGGTATGTATCTGGAATTCTGGATGGTCTTTTCAGTTGTAACAGGTACTCCTTGGAAATAGAGTACCTAAATTTCTATCAATAACAAtgataacatatatttatatcacaGATTCAGGGAAGCGTACATGCATGAATTGGGAGATACGATACAAGATCATAAATGGAGTTGCTAGGGGACTTCTTTATCTACATCAAGATTCAAGACCGTCGATTATTCATCGTGATCTCAAAGCTAGCAATGTTTTGCTCGATGCAGAGATGAATCCTAAAATTGCGGACTTCGGCATGGCAAAGCTATTCAACTTGGATGAAACTCACGGAAGTACAAGTTAGGAAGGAAAAGAGACCTACGATGGATTCAGTAGTGCTTATGCTAAATACCTTTTCTCTCAGTCTTGCTGTACCTTTAAAACCGGCATTTTTTATCCAGAGTACCATTGATCAAGAACTACCATTGCTTGCTGACAATATTAATTCCAGTACCGGTAACAATTCTAGTAACGTCGAAGATCAGGTAATTGTTTACTCTATCGACAGGGCTCCGGTTACTAATGTATATCCCCGATGATTAACTAATACGAAATGTAAACCGAATGCATACATGTTTTTAATGGTCTGTAAAGCACCTGGGTAACTCTGTCAGCTATCGATTctttaacctttttttttttcaaatatataataatcttcattatttaattttgaaattttctttccttcaatattatttttatttaggaaggaaaaaattaaataagtaatgaaaaattaaaataatttgtaaaattatatttatat
This region includes:
- the LOC108208621 gene encoding cysteine-rich receptor-like protein kinase 10 isoform X1; its protein translation is MLKEQCPHQKEADEWYQECLLRYSNTSILNTLVTEPTRMHSGTVASDKAQFNQDLRDMLDNLKAQAIQQKFATAKQTTQDRTIYGLMQCTPDLSSTQCSNCLDKAIENIPTCCSGRTGGQVLKPSCRLRFEIGPFYDGTPSVDIQTPSAKQPPAVAGTDNNKKQTIIIIVVVIVGTVTLLLVLFCIYKRKGKPRTAAGILPKDMVNLQTIQSIQYNFGTLEVATNCFSGGNKLGQGGFGAVYKGTLQNGERIAVKRLSAGSNQGQQEFINEVVIVAELQHKNLVRLHGYCYEGTERLLVYELLPNASLDHFILDSGKRTCMNWEIRYKIINGVARGLLYLHQDSRPSIIHRDLKASNVLLDAEMNPKIADFGMAKLFNLDETHGSTS
- the LOC108208621 gene encoding cysteine-rich receptor-like protein kinase 10 isoform X2 translates to MLKEQCPHQKEADEWYQECLLRYSNTSILNTLVTEPTRMHSGTVASDKAQFNQDLRDMLDNLKAQAIQQKFATAKQTTQDRTIYGLMQCTPDLSSTQCSNCLDKAIENIPTCCSGRTGGQVLKPSCRLRFEIGPFYDGTPSVDIQTPSAKQPPAAGTDNNKKQTIIIIVVVIVGTVTLLLVLFCIYKRKGKPRTAAGILPKDMVNLQTIQSIQYNFGTLEVATNCFSGGNKLGQGGFGAVYKGTLQNGERIAVKRLSAGSNQGQQEFINEVVIVAELQHKNLVRLHGYCYEGTERLLVYELLPNASLDHFILDSGKRTCMNWEIRYKIINGVARGLLYLHQDSRPSIIHRDLKASNVLLDAEMNPKIADFGMAKLFNLDETHGSTS